A genomic region of Streptomyces sp. NBC_00247 contains the following coding sequences:
- a CDS encoding GNAT family N-acetyltransferase has translation MLDGTTGQDLPVGFGFRPYRGDEDHGAMAAVRRGCAERDRVDAHSVVEGLPTAAEIAEASAKLEEPSKNQILVVCDGSVVGYSTIRWWQERDDTWLYLHRGYLLPEHRGQGIGSAMLSWAEERIRQLVKQHGTARTAVIGANATTSEQDATALLRAAGYRRVFSLVELELGDLQQMPEPGDELPTGIRTGPIGTRHYGAAWRTVVDSYADSGFTQRWPFQDFVDTADPACWRAAWNGQDMVGVALCSIRRHDHTVGEVEELSIRTDQRRLGIGRALLLDGLQSLREQGATTARLFTGTANPHRSYDLYESVGFRRQNEYVRYRKPLA, from the coding sequence ATGTTGGATGGCACCACAGGACAGGACCTTCCGGTCGGCTTCGGGTTCCGGCCGTATCGCGGCGACGAAGACCACGGCGCCATGGCCGCGGTGCGGCGGGGGTGTGCTGAACGGGACCGGGTCGATGCCCATTCGGTTGTGGAAGGGCTCCCGACAGCGGCCGAGATCGCGGAGGCTTCTGCCAAGTTGGAGGAGCCGTCCAAGAACCAGATCCTGGTGGTGTGCGACGGGAGCGTCGTCGGCTACTCGACGATCCGGTGGTGGCAGGAGCGGGACGATACGTGGCTGTACCTGCACCGCGGCTACCTCTTGCCCGAGCATCGCGGCCAGGGCATCGGGTCAGCCATGCTGAGCTGGGCCGAAGAGCGGATCCGCCAGCTCGTCAAACAGCATGGAACGGCGCGGACGGCAGTGATCGGCGCGAACGCCACGACCTCCGAGCAGGATGCCACGGCACTTCTGCGTGCAGCCGGCTACCGACGTGTCTTCAGTCTGGTCGAGCTGGAGCTGGGCGATCTGCAGCAGATGCCCGAGCCGGGCGACGAACTGCCGACCGGGATACGGACGGGGCCGATCGGGACACGCCACTACGGTGCAGCCTGGAGGACGGTCGTCGATTCGTACGCGGACAGCGGCTTCACTCAGAGATGGCCGTTCCAGGACTTCGTCGACACCGCCGACCCGGCATGCTGGAGGGCTGCCTGGAACGGGCAGGACATGGTCGGCGTCGCCCTCTGCTCCATCCGCCGTCACGACCACACCGTGGGCGAGGTGGAAGAGCTGAGTATTCGGACGGACCAGCGACGCCTCGGAATCGGCCGGGCCCTGCTGCTGGACGGGCTGCAAAGCCTTCGCGAACAGGGTGCAACGACCGCCCGGCTGTTCACGGGCACGGCAAATCCACATCGGTCCTACGACCTCTACGAGAGCGTGGGGTTCCGGCGGCAGAACGAATACGTCCGCTACCGCAAGCCGCTTGCTTGA
- a CDS encoding IS5 family transposase (programmed frameshift), with the protein MGRGDLTNAEWDRLESFLPRGGTRGGRWSDHRRVINGVLYRVRTGVQWRDLPERFGPWETVYKRHRRWSADGTWQMLLSKVQAAEDAVGRIDWGVSVDSTVVRAHQHAAGAKKRAPSRGSSKGGRARDEPGRSGLAETGLPAGGGGQLGECLGRSRGGFTTKIHLAADGRCRPLSLVLTPGHYGGGPQFERVLELISVPRNGVGRPRTRPDHVLADKAYTSRTNRRYLRRRGIRHTIPERLDQQRHRKDRRSRGGRPTGFDRERYKKRNTVERTINRLRGFRAVATRYEKRAYIYLDTVSPRHLAPNMIRETS; encoded by the exons ATGGGTCGTGGGGATCTGACGAATGCGGAGTGGGATCGGCTGGAGTCGTTCCTGCCGAGAGGTGGCACGCGTGGAGGTCGCTGGAGTGATCACCGCAGGGTGATCAACGGGGTTCTGTACCGGGTGCGCACGGGTGTGCAGTGGCGGGATCTGCCGGAGCGGTTCGGGCCGTGGGAGACGGTCTACAAGCGTCATCGCCGCTGGTCAGCGGATGGAACGTGGCAGATGTTGCTCTCGAAGGTCCAGGCCGCCGAGGACGCGGTCGGCCGGATCGACTGGGGCGTGTCGGTGGACTCCACCGTGGTGCGGGCTCACCAGCACGCCGCAGGCGCGA AGAAACGCGCCCCCTCCCGCGGTTCCTCAAAAGGGGGCCGCGCGAGGGACGAACCGGGTCGATCCGGTCTTGCGGAAACTGGTCTTCCGGCTGGAGGAGGTGGTCAGCTCGGCGAATGCCTGGGACGCTCCCGAGGCGGCTTCACCACCAAGATCCACCTCGCGGCCGACGGGCGATGCCGCCCCCTCTCCCTCGTCCTGACGCCCGGGCACTACGGGGGCGGCCCACAGTTCGAACGCGTGCTGGAGCTGATTTCCGTGCCCCGCAACGGAGTCGGACGACCACGCACCCGGCCCGACCATGTCCTGGCGGACAAGGCCTACACGTCCCGCACGAACCGTCGCTACCTGCGGAGACGTGGAATCCGGCACACCATCCCCGAACGCCTGGACCAGCAAAGGCACCGCAAGGACCGACGCTCCCGAGGCGGCCGGCCCACCGGCTTCGACCGCGAGCGCTACAAGAAGCGCAACACCGTCGAACGCACCATCAACCGCCTCAGGGGCTTCCGCGCCGTCGCCACCCGCTACGAGAAACGCGCCTACATCTACCTCGACACCGTCAGCCCTCGCCATCTGGCTCCGAACATGATCCGAGAAACGTCCTAG
- a CDS encoding beta/gamma crystallin domain-containing protein, translating to MNQAVKRVLVTAVAAAGFACAIPATSAYATNITYCGDWMLPPQNDLAWVETGDGNRMCFANAGSLNVSFNGVTKLHSGNNTVRFSYYIEENNYYHELTVSSWQEVTIGWGLHAHVYEVLVCGGPTECPVF from the coding sequence ATGAATCAGGCAGTGAAGAGGGTTCTCGTTACAGCGGTGGCTGCTGCCGGCTTCGCATGCGCGATTCCGGCGACCTCCGCCTACGCGACCAACATCACATATTGTGGAGATTGGATGCTCCCCCCGCAGAATGATCTCGCATGGGTGGAGACGGGCGACGGTAATCGAATGTGTTTCGCCAACGCCGGCAGCTTGAATGTGTCTTTCAACGGCGTCACAAAATTGCACTCGGGGAACAATACCGTCCGGTTCAGCTACTACATCGAGGAGAATAATTACTACCACGAGCTCACCGTGAGTAGCTGGCAGGAGGTCACCATTGGCTGGGGTCTCCACGCCCACGTGTACGAGGTGTTGGTCTGTGGGGGCCCTACGGAGTGCCCCGTGTTCTAA
- a CDS encoding IS3 family transposase (programmed frameshift) produces the protein MVMKNYPPQFKADAVALYESRPEATIRSVAADLGINPETLRNWVRAAGVSRPRGRRTQEPAQPPAPLEAENAALRKKVRELEEEREILRKAAKYFAGGDALVNRFQCVADLQRRHGVKRLCSILGVSRSSFYYWRRTAADRAARQVTDARLAARIRAVHQESDGTYGAPRITAELREENGVAVNHKRVARIMRASGIEGVRLRRRHRTTVPDPAVAKAPDLIGRDFTADRPNTKYVGDITYLPIEGGKFCYLATVIDLASRRLAGWAIAGHMRADLVTEALAAAIRTRGSLAGSIMHTDHGAQYTSRIFAEACRSAGVQQSMSAVGSSADNALAESFNATFKRETLQGRKNWPTEREARLDAFRWLHRYNTRRRHSHLGQRSPIAFENALHLTPTTLAQAA, from the exons GTGGTCATGAAGAACTACCCGCCGCAGTTCAAGGCGGACGCGGTCGCGCTGTACGAGTCGCGGCCGGAAGCGACGATCAGGTCGGTCGCAGCCGATCTGGGGATCAACCCGGAGACACTGCGGAACTGGGTGAGGGCAGCAGGGGTGAGCCGTCCCCGAGGACGGCGGACGCAGGAGCCGGCCCAGCCGCCGGCCCCGCTGGAGGCGGAGAACGCCGCCTTGCGGAAGAAGGTCCGTGAGCTGGAGGAGGAACGCGAGATCCTGCGCAAAGCGGCGAAGTATTTCGCCGGGG GAGACGCGCTGGTGAACCGCTTCCAGTGCGTCGCCGACCTCCAGCGCCGTCACGGCGTGAAGCGGCTCTGCAGCATCCTCGGCGTCAGCCGCTCGAGCTTCTACTACTGGCGGCGGACGGCAGCGGACCGGGCCGCCCGGCAGGTGACCGACGCCCGCCTCGCCGCCCGGATACGGGCGGTGCACCAGGAATCGGACGGCACCTACGGAGCCCCGAGGATCACCGCCGAGCTCCGCGAGGAGAACGGTGTCGCGGTCAACCACAAGCGCGTCGCCAGGATCATGCGGGCGTCCGGGATCGAAGGGGTCCGGTTGCGTCGCCGGCATCGCACCACCGTCCCCGACCCGGCAGTGGCCAAGGCGCCGGACCTGATCGGCCGCGACTTCACCGCGGACAGGCCGAACACGAAGTACGTCGGTGACATCACCTACCTGCCCATCGAGGGCGGGAAGTTCTGCTACCTGGCGACCGTCATCGACCTCGCCTCGCGCCGTCTGGCCGGCTGGGCGATCGCCGGCCACATGCGCGCGGACCTCGTCACCGAGGCCCTGGCCGCGGCGATCCGAACCCGCGGCAGTCTCGCCGGATCGATCATGCATACCGACCACGGAGCTCAGTACACGAGCAGGATTTTCGCCGAAGCTTGCAGGTCAGCAGGGGTTCAGCAAAGCATGAGCGCGGTCGGGTCCAGCGCGGACAACGCGCTCGCCGAGTCCTTCAACGCGACCTTCAAACGCGAGACCCTGCAAGGACGAAAGAACTGGCCGACCGAGCGCGAGGCCCGACTCGATGCCTTCCGATGGCTCCACCGCTACAACACCCGACGCCGACACTCCCACCTCGGACAACGATCACCGATCGCCTTCGAGAACGCCCTCCACCTCACACCAACTACGCTGGCACAAGCCGCATAA
- a CDS encoding polymorphic toxin-type HINT domain-containing protein yields MFRIRGQGPVTSTLDPLRGLPLETVDANNRKTDMTYDALGRQTAVWLPGRDKSTGQSADKTFTYSVNPGAVGAPGGTITQPGAPTSVTTKTLREDESYSTSIAIYDGMLQPRQTQATASGDVAAGRIISDTFYDSHGWPSVSYAAYSEPTSDPSTTLFAANENEIPSETTTTFDGQGRTLASSLWHQAIKQWSTTTSYPGADEVDTTAPVGGRSTATFTNALGQTTRSVVKNTGTTAMLSGGQVIPSGTSLTSGSVRLAMQADGNLVLTGLATGKTIWSSGTSGNPGAYAKFSTDGNLVVYTTAGVQKWTTGLTATTGATFRVGQDSTVAVVAANGSTLLWKQGTAGAVAVADATTSYTYSPAGQVSTIKDNAGNAWSYQYDLLGRKTKQTDPNTGTTTFDKYDVAGNLLQTTDSRGQKLSYAYDWDNRKVAEYAGAWSASPSTDTQLGSWTYDTLAKGYATSSTRYVGGSGSTGKAYTQAVTGYNTAYQPTSTTATVPAADGFAAAGQTTAPTSGNVTYTSTTAYTPHTGLLSTVHYGADGNLPAEDVDYGYTLQGNLDSFGGYINAANTPAYLDIAVHDPFGRIKQANYGSVGKEIATFAQYDDTTGAVTQTSSMLQTQTAALDVVNYRYNQAGEVTAIDDLQNNTTHDTQCFTYDSFQRLTDAWTDTAGITSPTSAPVGSVGGCTTTRVQTNGTTPVKTSTVGGPAAYWQTYTYDQLGDRTGMVNHDTTGNALNDTTQTIAYTGTDGTTTATLPDQAGATTTTNPATGTTTQTPTYTDPAYSNTNAGNTITRKTVTSGPLATGFTLAAGGKLCIDDANASVTPGAKVRVYTCNASAAQNWTISTDGTVKVLGVCLDTTGNATTAGTLVVLDTCSADATQKWKVATDGTLVNNAKTTMCLTDPAAAASGTQLTLATCGSTGQKWSNATTGAIPAGQTQSFTYDPEGRTATVTTGTGATTNTSKYLYDANGQLLEQTLAAGSADKTRVLYLFGGTEQITLNVAAKTWTGLRNYIGPDGTCVTRTSAGGLAYQVANTQGTATTSVDASTLTVTRRAYSPYGDPRGAQPTTWVSADENRGFLGKPADTTTGLNLLGARNYDAAQGRFLTPDPVFEAGDPNQMGGYTYAADNPASHSDPTGLDPCGGLKCGHPGDDCMHDDAIYCPGGGDDGYDTSTYEPDSGSTDDSSGGDSGYLDSGTGTPSSGNTEEGGAGGTTGMAPPPSAIVWNVILGLVSNVPATASLFGWLFDGDCWNGGAGAPGCDYGGDFDNWAAHHGGNPDSDAYQVPSFLIQMFTSRDPGEVRPNSKPGGAPCSFTPSTQVLMADGKTKAIGSIELGDKVEAADPKTGKHKGERTVTATWVHRDEDLVDLTIEDGGGADSTLHTTSLHPFWDDSKHAWVPAGRLTPGHELNTANGHHVVVIKVQVRVDTAEMRNLTVSELHTYYVLSGTTPVLVHNSCGPVKNSKGDELPFERMAADFEGVTKISAGTSEFTKAAAGNGSYLWIVSEGGELNMVRSSPGIHHTIASDGESVMAAGQVTFNGGRVTSFDNLTGHYTPKPECACVFIQRGVDAFATQGVRIPRNVIRDYGGMAP; encoded by the coding sequence GTGTTCAGGATTCGGGGTCAAGGCCCGGTCACCTCCACTCTCGATCCACTGCGCGGACTGCCGCTGGAAACCGTCGACGCCAACAACCGCAAGACCGACATGACGTACGACGCGCTCGGCCGCCAAACCGCGGTCTGGCTGCCCGGCCGGGACAAGTCGACAGGGCAGAGCGCCGACAAAACGTTCACCTACTCCGTCAACCCCGGAGCCGTCGGCGCACCGGGCGGCACCATCACCCAACCCGGAGCACCGACCTCGGTAACGACCAAGACGCTGCGCGAGGACGAGAGCTACTCCACGTCCATCGCCATCTATGACGGGATGCTGCAGCCGCGCCAGACCCAGGCCACCGCGAGCGGCGACGTCGCGGCAGGGCGGATCATCTCCGACACCTTCTACGACTCGCACGGCTGGCCCAGCGTGTCCTACGCCGCCTACTCCGAGCCGACCAGCGACCCCTCGACCACGCTGTTTGCGGCGAACGAGAACGAGATCCCGTCGGAGACCACCACCACCTTCGACGGTCAGGGCCGCACCCTGGCGAGCAGCCTGTGGCACCAGGCGATCAAGCAGTGGTCCACCACAACCAGTTACCCGGGTGCCGACGAGGTGGACACCACCGCACCCGTCGGCGGCCGGTCCACGGCGACCTTCACCAACGCCCTGGGGCAGACCACCCGCAGCGTCGTGAAGAACACCGGTACGACTGCGATGCTTTCCGGTGGCCAGGTCATCCCCTCCGGCACCTCGCTCACCTCGGGCAGCGTCCGTCTGGCGATGCAGGCCGACGGAAACCTCGTCCTCACCGGTCTGGCGACCGGGAAGACCATCTGGTCCAGCGGAACGAGCGGAAACCCCGGCGCCTACGCCAAGTTCAGCACCGACGGCAACCTCGTCGTCTACACCACTGCCGGTGTACAAAAGTGGACCACGGGACTCACAGCAACTACCGGAGCGACCTTCCGCGTCGGCCAGGACTCCACCGTGGCCGTCGTGGCCGCCAACGGCAGCACCCTGCTCTGGAAGCAGGGAACGGCCGGAGCCGTTGCCGTGGCCGACGCGACCACCAGCTACACCTACAGCCCCGCCGGCCAGGTTTCCACGATCAAGGACAACGCCGGGAACGCCTGGTCCTACCAGTACGACCTGCTGGGGCGGAAGACCAAGCAGACCGACCCGAACACCGGTACTACTACCTTCGACAAGTACGACGTCGCGGGCAACCTCCTCCAGACCACTGACTCGCGCGGCCAGAAACTGTCGTACGCCTACGACTGGGACAACCGCAAGGTCGCCGAGTACGCGGGAGCCTGGTCCGCTTCCCCGAGCACCGACACGCAGCTCGGCTCCTGGACGTACGACACCCTGGCCAAGGGCTACGCCACCTCCTCGACCCGCTACGTCGGCGGCAGCGGGAGCACCGGCAAGGCCTACACCCAGGCCGTCACCGGGTACAACACCGCTTACCAGCCGACCAGCACGACCGCGACGGTCCCCGCCGCCGACGGATTCGCCGCAGCAGGACAGACGACCGCGCCCACCAGCGGCAACGTCACCTACACCAGCACTACCGCTTACACGCCCCACACCGGGCTCCTGTCCACCGTCCACTACGGCGCGGACGGCAACCTGCCCGCCGAGGACGTGGACTACGGCTACACCCTGCAAGGCAACCTCGACAGCTTCGGCGGCTACATCAACGCCGCCAACACCCCCGCCTACCTGGACATCGCCGTACACGACCCGTTTGGCCGGATCAAGCAGGCCAACTACGGGTCGGTCGGCAAGGAAATCGCCACCTTCGCCCAGTACGACGACACGACCGGCGCGGTCACCCAGACCAGCAGCATGCTCCAGACGCAGACCGCAGCACTGGACGTCGTCAACTACCGCTACAACCAAGCCGGCGAAGTCACGGCGATCGACGACCTGCAGAACAACACCACGCACGACACCCAGTGCTTCACCTACGACTCCTTCCAGCGCCTCACCGACGCATGGACGGACACCGCGGGAATCACCAGCCCCACCAGCGCCCCCGTCGGATCCGTCGGCGGCTGCACCACCACCCGCGTGCAGACCAACGGAACGACACCGGTCAAGACCAGCACGGTCGGCGGCCCCGCTGCGTACTGGCAGACCTACACCTACGACCAACTCGGCGACCGCACCGGCATGGTGAACCACGACACCACCGGCAACGCCCTCAACGACACCACCCAGACCATCGCCTACACCGGGACCGACGGCACCACCACGGCCACCCTCCCCGACCAGGCCGGGGCCACGACCACCACCAACCCCGCCACCGGAACCACCACACAGACCCCCACCTACACCGACCCGGCCTACAGCAACACCAACGCCGGCAACACCATCACCCGCAAGACCGTCACCTCCGGACCGCTGGCCACCGGCTTCACCCTCGCCGCAGGCGGAAAGCTCTGCATCGACGACGCCAACGCCTCCGTCACCCCCGGCGCCAAGGTCCGCGTCTACACCTGCAACGCCTCCGCCGCACAGAACTGGACCATCAGCACCGACGGCACGGTCAAGGTGCTCGGCGTATGCCTGGACACCACCGGCAACGCCACCACGGCGGGCACGCTCGTCGTGCTGGACACGTGCAGCGCGGACGCCACCCAGAAGTGGAAGGTCGCCACCGACGGCACCCTGGTCAACAACGCCAAGACCACGATGTGCCTGACAGACCCCGCCGCCGCGGCCAGCGGCACCCAACTCACCCTGGCCACCTGCGGTAGCACCGGACAGAAGTGGAGCAACGCCACCACCGGGGCCATACCCGCAGGCCAGACCCAGAGCTTCACCTACGACCCGGAAGGCCGCACGGCAACCGTCACCACCGGAACCGGCGCCACCACCAACACGAGCAAGTACCTCTACGACGCCAACGGCCAACTCCTCGAGCAGACCCTTGCCGCCGGCAGCGCGGACAAGACGCGCGTGCTCTACCTCTTTGGCGGCACCGAACAAATCACCTTGAACGTCGCGGCCAAAACCTGGACAGGCCTGCGCAACTACATCGGCCCCGACGGCACCTGCGTCACCCGTACATCTGCGGGCGGCCTCGCCTACCAGGTCGCCAACACCCAAGGCACCGCCACCACATCCGTCGACGCCTCGACCCTGACCGTCACCCGCAGGGCGTACAGCCCCTACGGTGACCCCCGCGGCGCCCAACCCACCACGTGGGTCTCCGCGGACGAAAACCGCGGCTTTCTGGGCAAACCCGCTGACACCACCACGGGCCTCAACCTCCTCGGTGCCCGCAACTACGATGCCGCCCAAGGTCGCTTTCTCACGCCCGACCCTGTCTTCGAAGCTGGCGACCCCAACCAGATGGGCGGATACACCTACGCCGCAGACAACCCTGCCAGCCACTCCGACCCGACCGGTCTCGACCCTTGCGGCGGCCTGAAGTGCGGACACCCAGGCGACGACTGCATGCACGATGACGCGATCTACTGCCCCGGCGGCGGCGACGACGGCTACGACACGAGCACCTACGAGCCCGACAGCGGCAGCACGGACGACAGCAGCGGAGGCGACAGCGGATACCTGGACTCGGGGACCGGAACCCCCAGTTCTGGGAATACTGAAGAAGGTGGTGCAGGCGGTACTACCGGTATGGCCCCGCCCCCGTCAGCAATAGTCTGGAATGTCATCCTCGGCTTGGTAAGTAATGTTCCCGCTACCGCGTCACTGTTCGGGTGGCTCTTCGACGGCGACTGTTGGAACGGTGGGGCCGGCGCCCCGGGATGTGACTATGGGGGCGACTTCGATAATTGGGCTGCTCATCACGGGGGGAACCCGGACAGTGACGCCTATCAAGTCCCCAGCTTCCTGATACAAATGTTCACTTCGCGCGACCCCGGGGAGGTGAGGCCGAATTCGAAGCCCGGAGGGGCCCCCTGTAGTTTTACCCCTTCGACGCAAGTGTTGATGGCAGATGGTAAAACGAAAGCCATCGGCAGCATCGAACTTGGTGACAAGGTAGAGGCAGCCGACCCGAAAACTGGCAAGCATAAGGGTGAACGGACTGTAACTGCCACGTGGGTTCACCGTGACGAGGACCTTGTCGACCTGACGATTGAGGATGGCGGGGGGGCCGACTCCACTCTCCATACCACCTCGCTCCACCCGTTCTGGGACGATTCGAAACATGCCTGGGTGCCAGCAGGACGGCTCACCCCAGGGCATGAACTGAACACGGCGAACGGCCACCACGTAGTCGTGATCAAGGTCCAGGTTCGTGTCGACACAGCCGAAATGCGCAACCTCACGGTGTCTGAACTGCACACGTACTATGTTTTGTCGGGTACGACTCCAGTGCTAGTGCACAACAGCTGTGGTCCCGTAAAGAACAGCAAAGGGGATGAACTCCCGTTCGAGAGGATGGCGGCCGACTTTGAAGGAGTCACCAAGATTTCGGCCGGAACGTCTGAATTCACGAAAGCTGCAGCGGGAAATGGTAGTTATCTGTGGATTGTGAGTGAGGGCGGTGAGCTCAATATGGTTCGGAGTTCTCCAGGTATTCACCACACTATCGCCTCCGACGGGGAATCCGTGATGGCTGCCGGTCAGGTAACGTTTAATGGCGGCCGAGTTACCTCTTTCGATAATCTGACGGGTCACTATACGCCTAAACCGGAGTGCGCTTGCGTTTTCATCCAAAGGGGGGTGGATGCATTTGCTACACAAGGCGTCAGGATTCCACGTAACGTAATTAGGGACTACGGCGGGATGGCTCCGTAA